ATTCGAAAAAATTCGATCCGCCGTATGTGCTCACGGATAATGACTATTACTATCACATAAAGTCGCCGAAGGATCCTTCGCCGGAAACGGAAAAATTGCTTCTGGATTTCTTGAATGATTTTGAACATTTTATAATGCACCAGTATTTCCGTAATCGCGAAGAAATCCTGAAATGGATTGACTTGAAGGACTACCTGCTTTTTTATTGGGTTCAGGAATATTCTAAAAATGAAGATGGTAACTATGCCCGCAGCGTTTTCTTTACGTGGAAAAAAGGGGAGCCTGTTCATTTTGGGCCTCTCTGGGATTTTGACTTGGCTTTTGGAAATGCATCACGTGAGCAAAATCAGAATCCCGAAGACTGGTTTATTCGTCGGTATCGCCTGAACTACTATATCATGGAAAATTCGCTGGTCGATAGTGCAGCTACTGTTTACTGGAATGAACATCGCGAGGTATTCAAGTCCTTGATCGATAGCATTCCTGTTTATCGCGCGATGATTGAGGATGCCGTTAAAAATGAATATCGCCGCTGGCCCGTTCTGAACAATACCGAGAACTGGGCGCTCAAGGACCCCTACGACAGTTACGACGAAGCAATTGAAGCGATGACGACTTGGATGAAAAAACGCTTTGAATGGATCGACAAAAAGTTGAAGTAAGAAGTTTTTTCTACTTTTGAGCCATGCGCAAAATTTATATGGCCGGCATGAGCCACAAGGTGGCAGAAATTGCAATTCGCGAAAAGTTCTACATTCCGATGGATGTGAAAACGGAAGCTTTGTCGCATTCCCCTTTTGATGAACTTCTCATTTTGGCGACTTGTAACCGCACCGAAGTCTACGTGGCGTCTGACCGCGAAATTTCCGAGGAGGATTTGGTTCGCTACGTTTGCGGACTTGCTCGGCAAAGCTACGACGATTTTGCCAGTTTCTTTTACTTCAAGTCGCACGATGACGTGGCGCATCATGTCATGAATGTTTGTGCGGGGCTTGATTCCGTGGCGATGGGTGAAGATCAAATTTTGCACCAGATTGGCCGCGCCTATGAAACTGCCCACCAGTTGCATGCGACAGGGAATACCCTGAACAAGCTTTTCCAGAGTGCAATTCATACGACCAAACGTATCAAGACAGAAACGAATCTGAGTAAGCTCAGCTGTAATATTCCATTTTTGGCGATGAAACAGGTGCAGCGGACTTTTGATGATCTCGAAAATCGAACGGTCTACATTGTGGGACTCGGAGAAATGGGTTCTCTGATGCTCAAGTACGTGCAAGAAAATACGACAAGGATTTTTGCGAGCAGCAGAACTTTTTCTAACGCCGAAAAGTATGCAGATGTGTTGACTCCGGTTCGCTTTGAAGACCGCTATAGCGTCATTGGAAAATGTGACGTGGTCATTCTTTGCAGCGCCTGTTCAGACCCGATTATCACCAAGGAAGAATTTGCAAACGCAACGCAAACTCTCGCTGCAAATTCGCCAACATTATTAAGGTCTCCGCGTTTGGTGATCGATCTCGGCAGTCCTCGCAACGCCGAAGCGAGCATCGGCGAAATTCCCGGTGTCGAGTATGTTTGTGTCGATGACCTCGAAAAAATCGTATCGGAAAATCGTCGCTTGCGTATGATAGAACTTGAGGCCGCCCAGAAGATTTTGAAGGAGGGCCTTGACGAATTTTTGCAATGGTCGCGCATGGACGAGGTCTCGAAGCAGATCAGTGTGCATGCCGAAAGAATGTTGAAGTCCGCAAATGAAGAATCCGAAAAGCTGTTGCGTTCGATGCCGGAACTTTCGGATGAGGACCGTCACCGTGTGCAGATGATGTATGAACGTTTTGCCAAGAAAATGGCGAACGATTTCTTGTATAAGGTAAAGGCGACTAATAGTTCCGAAGATGTGCAGGTGTTTTTAAAGTGCTTGGGGGCGTGCAATGAGTAACGCTGTGCTTAAGATTGCGACTCGTAAAAGTGCGCTTGCCATTGCGCAGACAACGCTGGTGGCCGACACGATTGTGTCTGCGAATCCGGACCTCGCCTATGAACTGGTTTCGATGACAACCGAGGGCGACCGAAGACTCGACAAGTCCTTGGCGAGCTTCGGTGGCAAGGGCGTTTTCATCAAGGAACTCGAAGTTGCTCTTTTAGAAGGTCGCGCAGATATTGCGGTGCATAGCCTTAAGGATATGCCGGCGGAGGTGCTGCCAGAATTCAAGCTTGCCGCTGTGTTGCGTCGCGAAGATCCCAGAGATGCCTTTATCGCTCGTGGGGGAGTCAACGGAGTCAAATTCATGGATTTGCCCGCGGGAGCCCGCATTGGCACCGGGAGCATTCGTCGGGTGGTGCAACTCAAGGCCCTTCGCCCGGATTTGGAATATGTACCTATCCGAGGCAACATCCAGACGCGCCTTTCAAAGCTTGCGGAGCTTGACGGAGTGGTTCTTGCCGCCGCAGGACTCAAGCGTATGGGCCTTGCCGACCAGGTGACGGAATATTTCAGTACCGATCAGGTTCTCCCCGCTTCGGGTCAGGGCATCCTCGCAATAGAGACCTTGTCGGCGAGTCATCCTGAGCATGGTTCGACAAGCTTATGCTTTGCAAACTCGCAAACCATATTAAGGTCCCTGAGCTTGCCGAAGGGAACGAAGTGCGAAGTCGAAGGATCTAGTCCGAAACAATCTCTAGAAGCTCTCCTAGCCCGTGTGAACGATGCCGAAACTTATTGCATTGCCGTCGCCGAAATGGCTTACCTTAAGGCATTAAACGCTGGTTGCCAATTCCCGGTTGCAAGTTTCGCCGAATTTAGCGATGTAGGCATCCTCGCGCTCCGAGGCATTTATTGGGATGAATCGAGCAAACGCCTGCTCCGTGCCCAAGTTTTTCTGCCCCTAGATACCAACGCCTCCGATGCTGTTTCGCTGGCCCGTGCCGCAGGCTTTGCCCTTGCGGAAAAAATAAAAGAACAACTGTAAAACATTCAGGAAAACGGCCTTTCTGGACCCTATCGGTCATCCTACGGATTCCCTCCAGGGTGACTGTAAATGATAGAATAAGGCGAGCTTCGCGATAGACCGCTTGCGTCTATAAAAAAAGAACCCGGTTTAAAAACCGGGTTCTTTGGTTAACGAGTTTTTATTTTACTTGGTCTTGCAAGGCGTGTAGTCAATGGGCTTTGGCTTGGCCTTACATTTCTTATATGCCGCCACTTCTTCAGGATCTTCGCTTTCCTTATTATAAAGCTCATCACAATCTTCTTCTTCAGAATCTCCAATGTATAGGTATTCGAAGGAGTTGTAGAGCGGACCAACCGGTTTAGACCATTCAGTGGTATCGATTGCTTCGGCATCTTCCCAAATGATTCTTACCTGAGCATAGGATTTACAAAGATCATATGGAATGATGATTTCTGTGGTGGAGTAACCTTGCGATATTCCGCTTACGTCCTTGTCTGTGACTGTTACATTGTGCCACATGTCATCTGTTTCGCCATCCCAGCGGAACTGGTATTCGAGTCGTACGGTGTTCTTATAGACAATGGCGTGGTTGGGGAAGCTGTCATTGACGACTGCCTGGAATTCGAAAATATCTTTTTCTTTGCAATTTTCCGGCTCCGCTTCAATTTCTTCGGCTGAGCACTCTTTAGGCCACTTTGTGAATTGGTTCGCAACTACCTTGTTGTTTGCGTAGTCGTAGTAGTTGAATGCGTAGAAGTTCTGATATATTCTTGCCTTGGCTTCAGGAGCCTTGAACGGAACATCGGCGCTGTATGCTATCAAACGGGTGATTTGTACATCGCTGCTGAATTCTGTACGATGGTCGCCACGCTTTGCGGCAACACGGTAGTACTGGTTCAGGTTCTTGATACCTTCAAGGTTGTAGTATCGGACGTTAACGTCTGTGGAGTCTAAATCAATCCATTCTCTCTTAGAGCCAGTGACATCGAGTTGCTGGATGACGAAGCCTTCCTCAACGCATTTGGTATTTCTGGTGTAATTCCAGATGAGTCTCCATGCACTCGGAGCGACGCGTTCTGCCTTGAAGCCGGTGGGCGTTGCAAATTCACCGACGCATCCCTTCTTCGGCGGATTATCCCATGCTGCAGGAACCTGAATGCTTGCGCTAAATCCAGATTCGCCCTTTTCATCCTTAGCGGCAACGCGGTAAGAAATTGCTTTTTCTCCGGCTTTGACAACAATGAACTGGACACTCTTGCTTGTCGTTAAGTTATGTGTGCGAGTCCATTCAGGAGTAGAGGCGCTTTCGTCCAATTCTTCGAGGATGAATCCGTCTTCCGGACGATCTGTCACTTCGTTGTAATTCCAGGAGATCTTGTAGTTGTTCATGCCCAAATCTTCGATAGCGAGGTTACTCGGAACGTTCAGGTCTGTCTTTACGGCTTCGGCAACGCTCGGGATGGACATTGCGGAAGAATACTTAGACTTCGTTCCATTTGCATCTTTAGCTACCACGCGGACAAGCATTCCGCCTAGTTCGTTTTCGTGACCGTCAATGATTACAAGATGGACGCCCTTCTGAATTTCGTATCTCGATTCGGTACGGTCTTTCCAAATGGGACTCGTGGCGAGCGGATCGAGGGTCTGCAGGATGAATCCGTCTTCGGGATGAGCAGCGATGTCGTCGTAGCTCCAGGAGAGCTGGTACATATCGTCACCGAGTGTGTCGAGCTGGAGGCCGTAGGGAACGGGGAGTTCCGGCAGTGTGTACGTGACATATTTCGGAATCTGAATTTCGGTGGAGTAATCAGAATAGTCTTCGCCGTCAGTTGCTGCAACGCGGACAAACTGTCCGCCGTATGTTTTAACATCGGTCGCGGAGATTTCAAAGAAGTGTACCCCTGCATTAATGGGCTTGGCGTTGGGGAAGGAATCCCACTGTTTAGTGCCTTTGAGATTGAGCAGCTCGATTACGAATCCATCTTCGGGTCTAGTGGTTCTTGTGTAGCTCCAGGAGAGTCTGTACTCATTTTCCCCGATGGAATCGAGCTTGAGGCTGGTCGGCACGGCGAGCGTTCCGCTAGGCTTGGTGTAGTCGATAGCCTTCGGAATCTGAACATCGTTACTGAATTCAGAAGTGTCCGTACCGTCGATGGCTGCAACGCGGAAGAACTTTGTTCCATCATCTTCAGCATTGATGGGGTAAACGTGAACTCCTGTTGCCAGTTTCTTGTAGTATTTCCAATCGGGGCTTGCGGCGTTAATGTCCAGAACCTGGAGTACGAAACCCTTTTCTGCGTGATCCTTATTGTTGGTGTAGTTCCAAGAAAGCGTATACTTATTGCTGTCGAGGGAGTTCAGTGTCAAGTTGGTCGGTG
The genomic region above belongs to uncultured Fibrobacter sp. and contains:
- a CDS encoding CotH kinase family protein, producing MSCRYPWLVLVAALLCCLSACYWAETEENPEYLPMDDSLYPYAGVPRLVIETENFAGIRDRETEIPSRMQIYGENSPESEVFTLTVRGRGNSSFMMPKYGMKLELEDKVNLLGMPKSRDWALIANFGDKTHLRNYMMTRLSEWLGARWTPRMRFVEVYLNRNYMGLYLLSESVKVAKERVNIDKNDTTFLVEKEDSKKFDPPYVLTDNDYYYHIKSPKDPSPETEKLLLDFLNDFEHFIMHQYFRNREEILKWIDLKDYLLFYWVQEYSKNEDGNYARSVFFTWKKGEPVHFGPLWDFDLAFGNASREQNQNPEDWFIRRYRLNYYIMENSLVDSAATVYWNEHREVFKSLIDSIPVYRAMIEDAVKNEYRRWPVLNNTENWALKDPYDSYDEAIEAMTTWMKKRFEWIDKKLK
- the hemC gene encoding hydroxymethylbilane synthase → MSNAVLKIATRKSALAIAQTTLVADTIVSANPDLAYELVSMTTEGDRRLDKSLASFGGKGVFIKELEVALLEGRADIAVHSLKDMPAEVLPEFKLAAVLRREDPRDAFIARGGVNGVKFMDLPAGARIGTGSIRRVVQLKALRPDLEYVPIRGNIQTRLSKLAELDGVVLAAAGLKRMGLADQVTEYFSTDQVLPASGQGILAIETLSASHPEHGSTSLCFANSQTILRSLSLPKGTKCEVEGSSPKQSLEALLARVNDAETYCIAVAEMAYLKALNAGCQFPVASFAEFSDVGILALRGIYWDESSKRLLRAQVFLPLDTNASDAVSLARAAGFALAEKIKEQL
- the hemA gene encoding glutamyl-tRNA reductase; amino-acid sequence: MRKIYMAGMSHKVAEIAIREKFYIPMDVKTEALSHSPFDELLILATCNRTEVYVASDREISEEDLVRYVCGLARQSYDDFASFFYFKSHDDVAHHVMNVCAGLDSVAMGEDQILHQIGRAYETAHQLHATGNTLNKLFQSAIHTTKRIKTETNLSKLSCNIPFLAMKQVQRTFDDLENRTVYIVGLGEMGSLMLKYVQENTTRIFASSRTFSNAEKYADVLTPVRFEDRYSVIGKCDVVILCSACSDPIITKEEFANATQTLAANSPTLLRSPRLVIDLGSPRNAEASIGEIPGVEYVCVDDLEKIVSENRRLRMIELEAAQKILKEGLDEFLQWSRMDEVSKQISVHAERMLKSANEESEKLLRSMPELSDEDRHRVQMMYERFAKKMANDFLYKVKATNSSEDVQVFLKCLGACNE